GTGATTATTACTGCAGGCCCAACGGCTGAGCCTATAGACCCTGTAAGGTATATAACAAACAGGTCAAGCGGCAAGATGGGTTTTGCTTTGGCTAAGATGGCAAAGTTTATGGGCGCAGATACGACGCTTATTACAGGGCCTGTCTGTTTGAGAGAACCCTACGGCGTAAAAAGGATTGATGTTGAAAGGGCAACCGATATGCTCGATGCTTTAAAAAGGGAGATATCAAAAGCAGAAGGTGAGATAATCCTTATAATGGCTGCAGCTGTTGCCGATTTTAAGCCAAAGGAGTATAAAGAGAGCAAAATAAAGAAGAGTGGCAGTGAGTTTGTTTTAGTGCTTGATGAGAATCCAGATATAACGGCTGAGATTAACAGGTTTGCCAAAGAGAATGATAAGAATCTAATAATTGTGGGATTTGCCGCAGAGACGAATGATTTGATTGAGAATGCTAAGAAAAAGATAGAGAAAAAAGGGCTTGAGTTTATAGTGGCAAACGATGTTTCAAGGAGTGATATAGCTTTTGGCAGTGATGATAATGAAGTTATTTTGATTTATGCAAATGGAAAGCGGGAGAAGATAAACAAGGCTTCAAAAGAAGAGATAGCCTTTGAGATTTTGAGGAG
This genomic stretch from Hippea alviniae EP5-r harbors:
- the coaBC gene encoding bifunctional phosphopantothenoylcysteine decarboxylase/phosphopantothenate--cysteine ligase CoaBC, whose product is MAKANVVLGVTASIAIYKALEVLSILKKRGYAVRVAMTEEAQEMISPVVFEALTNAEVYTDVMEEIESDDTNITHVALAKWADVFVVVPATANIIAKMSYGFADDPVSIIALTTKAHKIIAPAMNTDMYLNPIVQKNLEILKENGFVIVEPIDGELACNTKGVGHIALCEDIVDVIESSLYFKHFEGRKVIITAGPTAEPIDPVRYITNRSSGKMGFALAKMAKFMGADTTLITGPVCLREPYGVKRIDVERATDMLDALKREISKAEGEIILIMAAAVADFKPKEYKESKIKKSGSEFVLVLDENPDITAEINRFAKENDKNLIIVGFAAETNDLIENAKKKIEKKGLEFIVANDVSRSDIAFGSDDNEVILIYANGKREKINKASKEEIAFEILRRLI